A single region of the Nocardioides aurantiacus genome encodes:
- a CDS encoding helix-turn-helix domain-containing protein: protein MTLSRVAVVVPPRPALFELGVVHEVFGVDRTDDGVPAIDLVACTEVPGVPLPTSHGITMTFAHGLEAAADADLVVAPAYDTHEPPSKAVLEVFRAAHARGAWVLSVCSGAFLLGHAGLLDGRRSTTHWRHAAELAERFPATVVDPDVLFVEDDRVITSAGTAAGIDACLHHVRCELGAGVANRIARRMVVPPQRDGGQRQFIDLPVPDCRAESLSPLLTWMREHLAEDLPVRTLARRAAMSERTFARRFVAETGTTPARWLLGQRLHHARSLLEATDLPVEAVASRAGFGSAALLRHHFGTRVGVSPAEYRRTFSAPAPVRAAG from the coding sequence GTGACCCTGTCCCGCGTCGCCGTCGTCGTCCCGCCCCGTCCCGCCCTGTTCGAGCTGGGGGTGGTGCACGAGGTGTTCGGGGTCGACCGGACCGACGACGGGGTGCCGGCGATCGACCTCGTGGCCTGCACCGAGGTGCCCGGGGTGCCGCTGCCGACCAGCCACGGCATCACCATGACCTTCGCGCACGGCCTGGAGGCGGCGGCGGACGCCGACCTGGTGGTGGCGCCGGCGTACGACACCCACGAGCCGCCGAGCAAGGCAGTGCTGGAGGTGTTCCGCGCCGCGCACGCCCGCGGCGCCTGGGTGCTCTCGGTCTGCTCCGGCGCGTTCCTGCTCGGGCACGCCGGCCTGCTCGACGGCCGCAGGTCCACCACGCACTGGCGGCACGCGGCCGAGCTCGCCGAGCGCTTCCCCGCCACCGTCGTCGACCCCGACGTGCTCTTCGTCGAGGACGACCGTGTCATCACCAGCGCGGGGACGGCCGCCGGCATCGACGCGTGCCTGCACCACGTGCGCTGCGAGCTCGGCGCCGGCGTGGCCAACCGGATCGCCCGCCGGATGGTGGTGCCGCCCCAGCGCGACGGCGGTCAGCGGCAGTTCATCGACCTGCCGGTGCCGGACTGCCGGGCCGAGAGCCTCTCGCCGCTGCTGACCTGGATGCGCGAGCACCTCGCCGAGGACCTGCCGGTCCGCACCCTCGCCCGGCGTGCGGCGATGTCCGAGCGCACCTTCGCCCGCCGCTTCGTCGCCGAGACCGGCACCACCCCGGCGAGGTGGTTGCTCGGCCAGCGGCTGCACCACGCCCGCTCGCTGCTCGAGGCCACCGACCTCCCCGTCGAGGCGGTGGCCTCGCGGGCCGGGTTCGGCTCGGCCGCGCTGCTGCGCCACCACTTCGGCACCCGGGTCGGCGTCTCGCCGGCGGAGTACCGCCGCACCTTCTCGGCCCCCGCGCCGGTGCGTGCGGCAGGCTGA
- a CDS encoding DUF6104 family protein has protein sequence MYFTDRGIEELQRRRGDDEVTLEWLGERLQEFVDLNPEFETPVERLATWLARLDDPDDDL, from the coding sequence GTGTACTTCACCGACCGCGGGATCGAGGAGCTGCAGCGACGACGGGGTGACGACGAGGTCACCTTGGAGTGGCTCGGCGAGCGGCTCCAGGAGTTCGTCGACCTCAACCCCGAGTTCGAGACGCCCGTCGAGCGCCTGGCCACCTGGCTGGCCCGTCTCGACGACCCCGACGACGACCTCTGA
- a CDS encoding TetR family transcriptional regulator translates to MDRSAVAAVARGGARAPARAETRGERKERTRQAIMDATLALCEDSSLVALSLRQVAKEVGIVPTAFYRHFASIEDLGLALVEDSFVSLRAMLRDVRRTDPGYGEIVDSSISVLEEHVRSRHSHFAFIARERSAGPPAVRAAIRHQIELVERELATDLARLTDSEYWSTEDLGVLSNMIVTLAVGTTEAILSARPEAEEAIGDQARTQLRMVLVGALRWRSGELAAADQVERGRTPTHQAPTP, encoded by the coding sequence ATGGACCGATCCGCCGTCGCCGCCGTCGCCCGCGGTGGCGCACGCGCTCCCGCCCGGGCCGAGACCCGCGGCGAGCGCAAGGAGCGGACCCGCCAGGCGATCATGGACGCCACGCTGGCGCTGTGCGAGGACAGCAGCCTCGTCGCGCTCTCGCTGCGCCAGGTGGCCAAGGAGGTCGGCATCGTGCCGACCGCGTTCTACCGCCACTTCGCCTCGATCGAGGACCTCGGGCTGGCGCTGGTCGAGGACTCCTTCGTGTCGCTGCGGGCGATGCTGCGCGACGTACGCCGGACCGACCCCGGCTACGGCGAGATCGTCGACTCCTCCATCTCGGTGCTGGAGGAGCACGTCCGCTCGCGCCACTCCCACTTCGCGTTCATCGCCCGGGAGCGCAGCGCCGGGCCGCCCGCCGTCCGCGCCGCGATCCGCCACCAGATCGAGCTGGTCGAGCGCGAGCTGGCCACCGACCTGGCCCGGCTGACCGACTCGGAGTACTGGTCGACCGAGGACCTCGGCGTGCTGTCCAACATGATCGTCACCCTGGCCGTCGGCACCACCGAGGCCATCCTCTCGGCCCGCCCCGAGGCCGAGGAGGCGATCGGCGACCAGGCCCGCACCCAGCTGCGGATGGTGCTCGTGGGCGCGCTGCGCTGGCGCTCCGGGGAGCTCGCCGCCGCCGACCAGGTCGAGCGGGGCCGGACCCCCACCCACCAGGCCCCCACCCCCTAG
- a CDS encoding SDR family oxidoreductase, which yields MKAAEDRRTHLVTGAGSGIGACVARALLDRGDDLLLVARDEARARELEQEHPGARTLVADLADVASIAPLDLTGPLDSVVHAAGVVALGTVGELSAGDWRSQLDVNLLAPAELTRVALPALRAARGTVVMVNSGAGLRANPGWSAYAASKFGLRALADALRQEEAEHGVRVTTVHPGRTATPMQEQVHAHEGKDYDPDAWIDPATVAAAVLHVLDLPRDATIPDLTISPGPRPA from the coding sequence GTGAAGGCGGCCGAGGACCGGCGTACCCACCTGGTGACGGGCGCCGGCTCCGGCATCGGCGCCTGCGTCGCCCGCGCGCTGCTCGACCGCGGCGACGACCTGCTGCTGGTGGCGCGCGACGAGGCGCGGGCGCGCGAGCTCGAGCAGGAGCACCCCGGGGCGCGCACCCTGGTCGCCGACCTCGCCGACGTCGCCTCGATCGCGCCGCTCGACCTCACCGGGCCGCTCGACTCGGTGGTGCACGCCGCCGGGGTGGTGGCCCTGGGCACGGTCGGCGAGCTGTCGGCCGGCGACTGGCGCTCCCAGCTCGACGTCAACCTGCTGGCCCCGGCCGAGCTCACCCGGGTCGCGCTGCCGGCGCTGCGGGCCGCCCGCGGCACGGTGGTGATGGTCAACTCCGGGGCCGGGCTGCGCGCCAACCCCGGCTGGTCGGCGTACGCCGCGTCGAAGTTCGGGCTCCGCGCCCTCGCCGACGCGCTGCGGCAGGAGGAGGCCGAGCACGGCGTGCGTGTCACCACCGTCCACCCCGGCCGCACCGCGACGCCGATGCAGGAGCAGGTCCACGCCCACGAGGGCAAGGACTACGACCCCGACGCCTGGATCGACCCCGCCACCGTGGCGGCGGCGGTCCTGCACGTCCTCGACCTGCCGCGCGACGCCACGATCCCCGACCTGACCATCAGCCCCGGCCCACGCCCCGCCTGA
- a CDS encoding metal-dependent hydrolase family protein translates to MTRTLFSGGQVYDGTTHRASPGDVVVEDGRIVEVGTDLDGDEVVDCTGGYVSPGFFDCHVHVTLDSPSVLQIVETPFSLQFFAAAANLRATLETGVTTVRDAGGADLGIRTAVERGMVPGPRMQLSIIMLSQTGGHGDDWGVCGADVPFFVPHPGRPSGVVDGPEEVRKRVREIIRAGADVIKVATTGGVLSPHDDPRHPHFRDDEIAVMVAEAAAAGLSVMAHAQGAEGIKAAVRNGVRSIEHGIFLDEEAIELMLAHGAWLVPTLHAPRAVIRAAEAGLPLPASVVAKAHDVAASHVDSVRRAHEAGVRIAMGTDCGVGPHGTNLEELALMADAGLGPVDVLHATTGSAARLLGVEGDRGTLAPGLRADLVVVDGDPDDLTGLRERVRSVHLDGREVHRRPAMP, encoded by the coding sequence ATGACACGCACTCTGTTCTCGGGCGGACAGGTCTACGACGGGACCACCCACCGGGCCTCCCCGGGCGACGTGGTGGTCGAGGACGGCCGGATCGTCGAGGTCGGCACCGACCTGGACGGCGACGAGGTCGTCGACTGCACGGGTGGCTACGTCTCCCCCGGCTTCTTCGACTGCCACGTGCACGTGACCCTCGACTCCCCCAGCGTCCTGCAGATCGTCGAGACGCCGTTCAGCCTGCAGTTCTTCGCCGCGGCGGCCAACCTCCGCGCCACGCTGGAGACCGGCGTCACCACGGTGCGCGACGCCGGCGGAGCCGACCTCGGCATCCGGACCGCGGTCGAGCGCGGGATGGTCCCCGGCCCGCGGATGCAGCTGTCGATCATCATGCTGAGCCAGACCGGCGGCCACGGCGACGACTGGGGCGTGTGCGGTGCGGACGTGCCGTTCTTCGTGCCCCACCCCGGCCGCCCCAGCGGCGTGGTCGACGGCCCCGAGGAGGTCCGCAAGCGGGTCCGCGAGATCATCCGCGCCGGCGCCGACGTCATCAAGGTGGCCACGACCGGCGGGGTGCTCTCGCCGCACGACGACCCCCGCCACCCGCACTTCCGCGACGACGAGATCGCCGTCATGGTGGCCGAGGCCGCGGCCGCCGGGCTCTCGGTGATGGCCCACGCCCAGGGCGCGGAGGGCATCAAGGCCGCGGTGCGCAACGGCGTCCGGTCGATCGAGCACGGGATCTTCCTCGACGAGGAGGCGATCGAGCTCATGCTCGCCCACGGCGCCTGGCTGGTGCCGACCCTGCACGCCCCCCGCGCGGTGATCCGGGCGGCGGAGGCGGGGCTGCCGCTGCCCGCCTCGGTGGTGGCCAAGGCGCACGACGTCGCCGCCTCCCACGTCGACAGCGTCCGCCGGGCCCACGAGGCCGGGGTGCGCATCGCGATGGGCACCGACTGCGGCGTGGGACCGCACGGCACCAACCTGGAGGAGCTCGCACTGATGGCCGACGCGGGCCTCGGCCCCGTCGACGTCCTGCACGCCACCACCGGCTCGGCGGCCCGGCTGCTGGGCGTCGAGGGCGACCGCGGCACCCTCGCCCCGGGCCTGCGCGCCGACCTCGTGGTGGTCGACGGTGACCCCGACGACCTCACCGGCCTCCGGGAGCGGGTGCGGTCGGTGCACCTCGACGGGCGCGAGGTCCACCGCCGCCCGGCCATGCCGTGA
- a CDS encoding DHA2 family efflux MFS transporter permease subunit, whose protein sequence is MRADDHPTPGPTGPTGPAETDAGVLRWLVAATFVVILNETVMINAIPRLMTDLDVDAVAAQWLSTAFMLTMAVVIPATGWFLQRVTTRRAFGLAMGTFCAGTLLAALAPGFAVLLVARVVQATGTAVMLPLLMTTLMAVVAEHDRGRVMGNVTLAMSVAPAMGPAVSGVVLQQLSWRWIFLLVLPVAATIGVLGLRRLVDVGEQVAGRLDVPSVVVAALGFGGLVYGLSEVGTTGDRTPAYVALVVGVVGVTGFVARQWRLQREERPLLDLRTLGVRTYRLALVAMSLGFMAMLGAMILLPLHLQEQRGLSPLATGLLVMPGGVLMGLLGPTVGRVHDRLGARVLVVPGAVALTGAMAAMAVLVEVGPTWSLLVAHVVLMVGLAAMFTPLFTVGLGALPMRLHSHGSSLLGTLQQVAGAMGTALAVMVMTSRAAQLVADGAAPEVAAVAGLRWAFAASAVVCLVVVAVVAMLPARAEAPEPHVARPVAA, encoded by the coding sequence ATGCGCGCCGACGACCACCCCACGCCCGGACCGACCGGACCGACCGGACCCGCCGAGACCGACGCGGGGGTGCTGCGCTGGCTCGTGGCGGCGACCTTCGTCGTGATCCTCAACGAGACCGTGATGATCAACGCGATCCCGCGGCTGATGACCGACCTCGACGTCGACGCCGTGGCCGCGCAGTGGCTCTCGACGGCCTTCATGCTGACCATGGCCGTCGTCATCCCCGCGACCGGCTGGTTCCTGCAGCGGGTGACCACGCGTCGGGCCTTCGGGCTGGCCATGGGCACGTTCTGCGCCGGCACGCTGCTGGCCGCGCTCGCGCCCGGCTTCGCGGTGCTGCTGGTGGCCCGCGTCGTGCAGGCGACCGGCACCGCGGTGATGCTGCCGCTGCTGATGACCACGCTGATGGCGGTCGTCGCCGAGCACGACCGCGGCCGCGTCATGGGCAACGTGACGCTGGCGATGTCGGTCGCCCCGGCGATGGGCCCGGCGGTGTCGGGCGTGGTCCTCCAGCAGCTGTCGTGGCGCTGGATCTTCCTGCTCGTGCTCCCCGTCGCCGCGACCATCGGCGTCCTGGGCCTGCGGCGGCTCGTCGACGTCGGCGAGCAGGTGGCCGGGCGCCTCGACGTGCCCAGCGTGGTGGTCGCGGCCCTCGGCTTCGGCGGCCTGGTCTACGGGTTGAGCGAGGTCGGCACCACGGGCGACCGCACCCCGGCGTACGTCGCCCTGGTGGTCGGCGTCGTCGGCGTGACGGGCTTCGTGGCCCGGCAGTGGCGGCTGCAGCGCGAGGAGCGGCCGCTGCTCGACCTGCGGACCCTCGGCGTGCGGACCTACCGGCTCGCGCTGGTCGCGATGTCGCTGGGCTTCATGGCCATGCTCGGCGCCATGATCCTGCTGCCGCTCCACCTGCAGGAGCAGCGCGGGCTCTCACCGCTGGCCACCGGGCTGCTGGTGATGCCCGGGGGCGTGCTGATGGGCCTGCTGGGCCCGACGGTGGGGCGCGTCCACGACCGGCTGGGCGCCCGCGTGCTGGTCGTCCCGGGCGCGGTCGCGCTGACCGGGGCGATGGCGGCGATGGCGGTGCTCGTCGAGGTCGGGCCCACCTGGAGCCTCCTGGTTGCCCACGTGGTGCTCATGGTCGGGCTGGCGGCGATGTTCACCCCGCTGTTCACCGTCGGCCTGGGTGCGCTGCCGATGCGGCTGCACTCCCACGGCAGCTCGCTGCTCGGCACGCTGCAGCAGGTCGCCGGGGCGATGGGCACCGCGCTCGCCGTGATGGTGATGACCAGCCGTGCGGCCCAGCTCGTGGCCGACGGTGCGGCTCCCGAGGTGGCGGCGGTGGCGGGTCTGCGCTGGGCCTTCGCGGCCTCGGCCGTGGTCTGCCTGGTCGTGGTGGCGGTCGTCGCGATGCTGCCCGCCCGCGCCGAGGCGCCCGAGCCGCACGTGGCCCGGCCGGTGGCGGCCTAG
- a CDS encoding fatty acid desaturase family protein, whose protein sequence is MTTDTHTRMSDEQLEKFGEEMDAIRQRVIADLGEADATYIRGIVKKQRQLEVAGRALMYLPPAWPLAVASLSVSKILDNMEIGHNVMHGQYDWMGDPGLNSRMYEWDNVCPSSQWKYSHNYIHHTFTNVLGKDRDIGYGILRMDEDQKWHPYYLGNPVYAFLLMVFFEWGVAMHDLEVENLVAGKRSISENKALHAGIMKKVKTQALKDYLLFPALTGPLFPLTLAGNATANLVRNVWAFNIIFCGHFPAGVATFSEEECEDESRGHWYYRQLLGSANISGSKLLHLMSGNLSHQIEHHLFPDIPARRYPEIAEEVREICERYGIAYNTGPLHRQLGSVAKKICKMALPTRRSKATDPGTVVDHKLAA, encoded by the coding sequence ATGACCACCGACACCCACACCCGCATGAGCGACGAGCAGCTCGAGAAGTTCGGCGAGGAGATGGACGCGATCCGCCAGCGCGTCATCGCCGACCTGGGCGAGGCCGACGCGACCTACATCCGCGGCATCGTCAAGAAGCAGCGTCAGCTCGAGGTCGCCGGTCGCGCGCTGATGTACCTCCCGCCGGCGTGGCCGCTCGCCGTGGCCTCGCTCAGCGTCTCCAAGATCCTGGACAACATGGAGATCGGCCACAACGTCATGCACGGCCAGTACGACTGGATGGGCGACCCGGGCCTGAACTCCCGGATGTACGAGTGGGACAACGTCTGCCCCAGCTCGCAGTGGAAGTACTCCCACAACTACATCCACCACACCTTCACCAACGTGCTGGGCAAGGACCGTGACATCGGCTACGGGATCCTGCGCATGGACGAGGACCAGAAGTGGCACCCCTACTACCTGGGCAACCCGGTCTACGCGTTCCTGCTGATGGTCTTCTTCGAGTGGGGCGTGGCGATGCACGACCTCGAGGTCGAGAACCTCGTCGCCGGCAAGCGCTCGATCTCCGAGAACAAGGCGCTGCACGCCGGGATCATGAAGAAGGTCAAGACGCAGGCCCTCAAGGACTACCTGCTCTTCCCCGCCCTGACCGGGCCGCTGTTCCCGCTGACCCTGGCCGGCAACGCCACCGCCAACCTGGTGCGCAACGTCTGGGCCTTCAACATCATCTTCTGCGGCCACTTCCCGGCCGGCGTGGCGACCTTCTCCGAGGAGGAGTGCGAGGACGAGAGCCGCGGCCACTGGTACTACCGCCAGCTGCTCGGCTCCGCGAACATCTCCGGCAGCAAGCTGCTGCACCTGATGAGCGGCAACCTCTCGCACCAGATCGAGCACCACCTCTTCCCGGACATCCCGGCGCGGCGCTACCCCGAGATCGCCGAGGAGGTCCGTGAGATCTGCGAGCGCTACGGCATCGCCTACAACACCGGGCCGCTGCACCGCCAGCTCGGCAGCGTGGCGAAGAAGATCTGCAAGATGGCCCTGCCGACCCGTCGCAGCAAGGCCACCGACCCCGGCACGGTCGTCGACCACAAGCTGGCGGCCTGA
- a CDS encoding flavin reductase family protein yields MTPLAQRVLSSKLLGALTAPHGVDRYLEQINPMWAATEVRARVVEVVRETSGEHPVATVRLQPTTTWRGHRAGQYVQVGVEVPGARRTTRCFSISSAESGPGEEFTITVRAHAEGLVSKFLVHDAEPGLTVHLSQAEGAFTLSESPATPTNNRLLYVTGGSGITPAMSHLRTLLRDGYDGRANRKVTFVHYARSPEDQIFAEELQRIAWADNDVSVHLRYGDDVFTEAALRRLVPDFRQTDTWACGPAPMMDLVREAYGDSPRLRTEFFKLSTRPAGTETAEGEVTFAREGSTAANTGESLLEQAEARGLTPEFGCRMGICFSCVSRKTEGTVRNVLTGEESSLPDEEVRICVSAPVGDCVVDL; encoded by the coding sequence ATGACGCCGCTCGCCCAGCGTGTCCTGAGCTCCAAGCTGCTCGGCGCGCTCACCGCGCCCCACGGGGTCGACCGCTACCTCGAGCAGATCAACCCGATGTGGGCCGCCACCGAGGTGCGCGCCCGGGTCGTCGAGGTGGTGCGCGAGACCTCCGGGGAGCACCCCGTCGCGACGGTCCGCCTGCAGCCCACCACCACGTGGCGCGGCCACCGCGCCGGCCAGTACGTCCAGGTCGGGGTCGAGGTGCCGGGCGCCCGGCGCACGACGCGGTGCTTCTCCATCTCCTCGGCCGAGTCCGGCCCGGGTGAGGAGTTCACGATCACCGTCCGCGCCCACGCCGAGGGCCTGGTCAGCAAGTTCCTCGTCCACGACGCCGAGCCCGGCCTGACCGTGCACCTCAGCCAGGCCGAGGGTGCCTTCACCCTCAGCGAGAGCCCGGCCACGCCGACCAACAACCGGTTGCTCTACGTCACCGGCGGCTCGGGCATCACGCCCGCGATGTCCCATCTGCGGACCCTGCTGCGCGACGGGTACGACGGCCGCGCCAACCGCAAGGTGACCTTCGTGCACTACGCCCGCAGCCCGGAGGACCAGATCTTCGCCGAGGAGCTGCAGCGGATCGCCTGGGCCGACAACGACGTCTCGGTGCACCTGCGCTACGGCGACGACGTCTTCACCGAGGCGGCGCTGCGCCGGCTGGTCCCGGACTTCCGGCAGACCGACACCTGGGCCTGCGGTCCGGCGCCGATGATGGACCTGGTCCGCGAGGCCTACGGCGACTCGCCCCGGCTCCGCACCGAGTTCTTCAAGCTCTCCACCCGGCCGGCCGGCACGGAGACCGCCGAGGGCGAGGTCACCTTCGCCCGCGAGGGCTCGACCGCCGCCAACACCGGCGAGTCGCTGCTCGAGCAGGCCGAGGCCCGCGGGCTGACGCCGGAGTTCGGCTGCCGGATGGGCATCTGCTTCTCCTGCGTCTCGCGCAAGACCGAGGGCACCGTCCGCAACGTCCTGACCGGCGAGGAGTCCTCGCTGCCCGACGAGGAGGTCCGCATCTGCGTCTCCGCCCCCGTCGGCGACTGCGTCGTCGACCTCTAG
- a CDS encoding acetoacetate decarboxylase family protein: protein MTGPATYPPSPWTLHGQLWLSLFRVRRGADPQHPDRPAGLYGVALVSYEDPSPLVYRELLCARPLGADVGITDIWVDSPASRAGGRDLWAIPKELASFRRTTRGRAERHATWEIGDEAATWASIEVTDAGPRTPRVPFAFRTRQVRDDGSVVVTPVRGTARLGRSTARWTAYDEGPLAWLAGERPLVTLRATDFAMEFGRAGG from the coding sequence ATGACCGGCCCCGCGACGTACCCGCCCTCCCCCTGGACCCTGCACGGCCAGCTGTGGCTCTCGCTGTTCCGCGTACGACGCGGCGCGGACCCGCAGCACCCGGACCGCCCCGCGGGGCTGTACGGCGTCGCGCTGGTCTCCTACGAGGACCCCAGCCCGCTGGTCTACCGCGAGCTGCTGTGCGCGCGGCCGCTGGGCGCCGACGTCGGCATCACCGACATCTGGGTCGACTCCCCCGCCTCGCGCGCGGGCGGGCGCGACCTGTGGGCGATCCCCAAGGAGCTGGCCTCGTTCCGTCGTACGACGCGCGGCCGGGCCGAGCGCCACGCCACCTGGGAGATCGGCGACGAGGCGGCCACCTGGGCGAGCATCGAGGTCACCGACGCCGGCCCCCGCACGCCGCGGGTGCCCTTCGCCTTCCGCACCCGCCAGGTGCGCGACGACGGCAGCGTCGTGGTGACCCCGGTGCGTGGCACGGCCCGGCTGGGACGCAGCACGGCCCGCTGGACGGCGTACGACGAGGGGCCGCTCGCCTGGCTGGCAGGCGAGCGGCCCCTCGTGACGCTGCGGGCGACCGACTTCGCGATGGAGTTCGGCCGCGCCGGAGGCTAG